A window of Synechococcus sp. WH 8109 genomic DNA:
AGAATGAAGCCATGGCGTCCCGTTACCGCTGGCGACAACAGCTGCTGGTCAGCCTGTAATGGAGAAGCGGACAATGTCGAAGTGATCATCTTTAGGGATGGCCGCCATGACATCACCAACTGATAGAAATCAGCTCCCCCCTCCATCATTCAGCTTTAGCACCGCCATGAAGGCCTCCTGGGGCACATCCACCTTGCCCATCGCCTTCATCCGCTTCTTGCCCTTGGCCTGCTTCTTCAGCAGTTTTTTCTTCCGTGAAATGTCACCGCCGTAGCACTTGGCGAGCACATCCTTACGGATGGCGCTGATGCTGGTAGAAGCAATGATCCGGCTGCCGATGGATGCCTGAATGGGGATCTTGAACTGCTGGCGGGGAATGAGTTCCTTGAGTTTCTCCACCAAGGCCTTACCCACGTTGTAGGCCTTGTCTTGATGGACGATCGTGGTGAGGGCATCAGCGCGCTCGCCGTTGATCAACACATCCAGGCGCACCAGCTGGTTCTTGCGATAGCCGATCAGGCTGTATTCCATCGAGGCATAGCCCTGAGTGCGCGTCTTCATCTGATCGAAGAAGTCGGTCACCACCTCAGCCAGCGGCAATTCATAGATCAACGTCACCCGATCGGTGGTGATGTACTTCATGTCGATGTAATCCCCACGCCGTTCCTGGCACAGGCCCATCAAGGCGCCGTTGTATTCGTTCGGTGCATAGATCTCCATGCGCACGTAGGGCTCTTCGATCGACTCGCGCTTCTGCGGATCAGGGAGCGTGGCGGGATTGTCCACCATCGCTTCCGAGCCATCGATCATGTTCACCTTGTAGATCACCGATGGCGCGGTGACGATCAGATCCAGGTCGTATTCACGCTCGAGCCGCTCCTGCACGATCTCCATGTGAAGGAGGCCAAGGAAGCCGCAGCGGAAGCCGAAGCCCATGGCGCTGCTGGTTTCCGGCTCATACTTCAGCGCCGCATCAGAGAGCTGCAGCTTGTCGAGGGCATCTCGCAGATCCGGGTACTGGTCGGCTTCGGTGGGGAACAAACCGCAGAACACCATCGGCTTGGCCTCGGTGTAGCCCGGCAACGGCTCATCCGCCGGTGCGTTCACCAGGGTGATCGTGTCGCCCACACGGGCATCCGCCACGGCCTTGATCGACGCCGCTAAGTAGCCCACCTCACCGGCGTGGAGCTCATCCACCTTCTTCTGATCGGGCGCCATGATCCCGATCTCATCGAGCTCATAGGTCTTCTTGCTGGCCATCAACAGCACCTTGTCTTTGCAGTTGATCCGGCCGCTCATCACCCGGAAGTAGACGATCACACCCCGGTAGGGGTCGTAATAGGAGTCGAAAATCAGGGCCTTGGTGGGCTCCTCCACCGCATCCTTCGGTGGGGGCACACGGTCCACCACCGCCTGCAGGATCTCGGGCACACCCATACCGGTCTTGGCCGAGCAGGGAATGGCGTTATCACAATCGAGGCCGATGATCGCCTCCACCTCCTCCTTGATCCGATCCGGATCGGCACCGGGAAGATCGATCTTGTTGAGCACCGGAATGATCTCGAGATCGTTAGCCAGCGCCAGATACACGTTGGCCAGGGTCTGGGCTTCCACGCCCTGGCTGGCATCCACCACCAGCAGCGCCCCCTCACAGGCCTGAAGGCTGCGGCTCACCTCGTAGGAAAAGTCGACGTGGCCTGGGGTATCGATCAGGTTGAGGACGTACTCCTCCCCATCGGCCGCCGTGTAGTTCATCCGGGCAGCCTGGAGCTTGATCGTGATCCCCCGCTCCCGCTCCAGATCCATGTTGTCCAGGAACTGGTCCTGCATGTCCCGGTTGGCCACGGTGCCCGTGTCCTGCAGCAAGCGGTCGGCCAGGGTCGACTTGCCGTGGTCGATGTGGGCAATGATGCAGAAATTGCGGATCCGTGAGACGGGGGCGTCGGTCATGCAGCGGCGGAATCCCGTCTCGGGTCCAGAAAGCGTCGTTGGCACAATCCTAAGGAGCGGCACCAGTGGTCATGAGCAATCCCTGGACCCTGCTACTGCTAGCGATCAGCGCTGAGGTGATAGGCACCTCCTGCCTGCGGCTTTCGGAAGGCATGACCCGACCGCTGCCCACACTGCTGGTGTTCAGCGCCTATGCCCTTGCGATGGCCCTGCTCTCCAAGGTGGTGCTAAGTATTCCCCTTGGGATTACGTATGCCCTTTGGAGCGGCATTGGCACTGTGGTAATCGTGCTGGTTGGCCGGTTTGCCTACAGCCAGACGCTGCAGCCCGCCCAATTGATTGGCATCGCTCTAATCACTACCGGGGTGGTGTTGGTGAATCTGGGGGAATGAGGCTCAGGCGGTGAGACCCAGCAGGGCATCGCTGCGTTCCCGCATCCGGTTCAACACCTGGGGATCCTGCTGGGGATCTTCATGGATGCTGGGCAAGAGCGCTTGCAGGCGTTGCTGCCAGGCGTAGCTGTCGAACCGTTCCTTGAAACAGCGCTGCAGCACTTCCAACATGATCGTCACCGCCGTACTCGCTCCTGGGGAGGCTCCCAGCAACGCCGCCAGGGAGCCATCGCCGGAGGCCACCACCTCAGTTCCCAGCTGCAGCCGTCCGCCCTGCTTGCTGCGTTTGATGATCTGCACCCGCTGGCCCGCCACCGAGAGGGTCCAGTCTTCGGTGCGGGCTGTGGGCATGAACTGCTGCAGCGCCTCATGCCGCTCTGCTGGGCTCTGGCGCAGCTGATTGATCAAATACTGCACCAATTCGAAATTGGTAGCCCCCACCTGCAGCATGGGCAGCAAATTGGTGGCCCTCACGGAAGCGGGGAGGTCCAACAGGGAACCCTGCTTGAGGAACTTGCTACTGAAGCCGGCAAAGGGGCCGAACAGCAGCGACCGCTTGCCATCGATCCAGCGAGTGTCGAGGTGGGGCACCGACATCGGTGGAGCTCCCACCGCCGCCTTGCCGTAAACCTTGGCCCGCTGACGATCCGCCAGCTGGGCATCACCGCAAACCAACCAGAGGCCACTCACAGGGAAGCCCGCAAAATCAGCCGCCTCCGGAATCCCGGAGCGTTGCAGGAGCGGCAGGGCACCACCCCCGGCACCAAGGAAGACAAAGGGGGCACGCACTTCCTTTTTGCCGGAGGGCCCTTGAAGCACCACGCGCCAGTCGGCCTCGGTCATGTCGCTGCGACGCAGGCGTTTGAGGTCTTGAACCTGGGTGCCGTACTCAACGCTGAGCGCTCCTCTCTGCTGCAACGGCATCAAATAGGCCCGGGTGAGGGTGCCGAAATCCACGTCCGTACCCCGGTCAATTCGGGTGGCCGCCAATCGCTGCTTGAGATCGCGTCCCGCCATTACCAGGGGCATCCACTCGGTGAGCTCGCTCTGGTCTTCGCTCCAGCGCATCCGAGCAAAGGCCGGTAGGTCTTTCAGTTGGCTGAAGCGCTGACGCAAGAAGGCAATGTTCTCCGGCGTCCACACGGCGCTGATGTGAGCCGCCTGGTGAAGGAAGCTGCTGGTGTCGAGGTCGCGCCGCTCCTGCAGCGAACTCCAGAACTCAAGGCTGCGTTCAAACGAGGCATTGATGGCCACCGCTTTGGCCGTCGCGACGGTGCCATCCGCCTGCATCGGGGTGTAGTTCAACTCGCAGTTGGCGGCATGGCCGGTACCGGCATTGTTCACCGCTGCGCTGCTCTCCAGAGCAGGCGCCTCGAGGCGCTCCACCAGAAGAATCCGCAGCTGCTGGTCGAGTTCATGCAGCAGCGCCGCCAGGGTGGCGCTCATGATTCCAGCGCCCACCAGCACGGCGTCGTAGTGGGCCTCTGGGTTGAACGAACCGTCGTGCTGCACCGGAGCTGGAGGGTTAACCGCTCTCGTCACCCTATGGGGCCACTCCTTAACCTTGAAGCCTTGACGTCTGGTTCATCCCGATGAGCACTGAAACCATGGCCCTCACGCTTGAGAACGTGGAGAAGGTGCTGGATGAGCTGCGCCCCTTCCTGATGGCCGACGGCGGCAATGTTGAAGTGGTGGAACTGGACGGCCCGATCGTGAAGGTGCGCCTGCAGGGCGCCTGCGGCAGCTGTCCCAGCAGCACGATGACTTTGAAGATGGGCATCGAACGCAAGATGCGCGAGTCGATCCCTGAAGTGAGTGAAGTGGTGCAGGTGCTCTGAAGCGCCTCTTCGTCTACGGATCAATCAAAAGCAACGGCAGCGCCCATCACTTGCTGAAGGGCGCTAAACGCGACCGAGACGGCATAGTTGACGGCTTCATCGAGATCCAGCACCGGGGCTACCCGATGCTGCTGCGGGGCAAAGGGGCCGTTTCAGGAGAGGTTTATTGGGTGCCCGAGCCTTGTTGGCCAGCCTTGGATGATTGGGAGGAGGTGCCTGATGTGTACCAACGCAGCAGCGCTACCCTCAGGGATGGCCGCAGCGTATGGCTCTACGAAGCAGCTCCAGGGATTAATTAGTCGAAAAGAGTAAAATCAATAAAGTGAGATTTTTCGCACTGCATGTTTACAGAAAACAAAAAAATCATGCCTTAGACCATTGGCATGCCTAACGAGGCAAGCCAATGCAGGCAGCGCCCAAGCCGATCAACGAAGCAGCCAGGCTGAGATCACTCAGTGAATATCGGATCCTGGGAACCAAGCCTGAGAAAGCGTTTGACAACATCACCCGGATGGCGTCAGAGATCTGTCAATCTCCGATTGCCCTGATCTCCTTGGTGGACGAGAAGCGTCAGTGGTTCAAATCGAAGGTGGGGCTTGAGGCCAGCGAAACCACCCGGGATATCTCCTTCTGTGCCCATACGATCCTCGATTCCAAACCTCTAGTGGTGGAGGACGCGCTATTTGATGAGAAATTCCGCGACAACCCCCTCGTTCAGGAAGAACCCCACATCCGGCTTTATGCGGGCTTCCCGCTGAAAACAGACATTAACCACCGCATTGGAACGCTTTGCGTAATTGATCGCATTCCCAAATCACTCACGAATTCGCAATACAAGGTGATGGAAGGCCTGGCGGAACAGGCCACCACACTTTTGGAACTAAGACGCCGATCCCTTGCCCTGATGGATGAGTTCTGCCAAATGCATCACGCTCAAGGCTTAATCACCACCTGCAGTTACTGCAAATCAATCCGCGACAGCGAAGGGGTCTGGCAGCCGATCGAACGATTCCTGATGCAGCACAGCACGCTGAATTTCAGCCATGGCATCTGTCCCGAATGCATGAACATGCACTTTCCCGACGTGCAAAGCACTCGAACGGAGTCGCCGAACAATCAGGGGTGAGGCAATTGGAACTGGGCGCTTGGATCAGCCACATCACACACACTTGACATCGCCGGAAAATAAAAGGTAGTTCCAGTAATGCGTCATGCGTATTGCAGATTTTCTGTATCGCAAGCTCGGGCTAAATATCTTCAAGGCCGCACCACACCTGAGAACACAAACGCCTGAGATTCAAGCCCCCGCCGAAGTCGAGCTGGAACCTCTGGAGCCACCAACACCGATCAACACATCAACCACCGATGTGATTCACATCGGGCCACGGGGGGGGCGCTACAAGGTGGATGCAAATGGTCGCAAGGTGTACCTCAAGGCCAGCTGAAGTCGGCCAAACCCACATATTGGACGACAAGCTGAGTTGAAATACTGATCAATTTAGTTCGGTAGCAAACACAACCACCATCCATTCAACCTGCACGACAAGGTTGAATCACTTCGGGAGCTCGAGGTGAACGCTGGTCCTGCTTGTCCCATCCGGTTTGGCACCGCGAACAATCAAAAGGAAACGCTCGCCGATCAATGCCTGACAGCAGCGGAAATCGAATGGCGACGTTGGTCGGGATGGCAGATGGAACGAACAGCTGAAAAACAGTTCAGAAAAAGGTGGGCCTGAGTCGTTGACCAAAAAGCGAAGACCCTGAAGAGCGATGAAGCCACTGCCAATGAGGTGAGACCGATTCTTTAGCTCACGCCATTGCAGCGACCATCCGCGACCTCTGCCCTGCCCTTTTGAACAAGACGCACTTCAACTAGGACGAAATTCTCTTTGGACAAGCTCAGATCGCTTGCAAC
This region includes:
- a CDS encoding gamma-glutamylcyclotransferase family protein → MLKGAKRDRDGIVDGFIEIQHRGYPMLLRGKGAVSGEVYWVPEPCWPALDDWEEVPDVYQRSSATLRDGRSVWLYEAAPGIN
- a CDS encoding malate:quinone oxidoreductase, with protein sequence MQHDGSFNPEAHYDAVLVGAGIMSATLAALLHELDQQLRILLVERLEAPALESSAAVNNAGTGHAANCELNYTPMQADGTVATAKAVAINASFERSLEFWSSLQERRDLDTSSFLHQAAHISAVWTPENIAFLRQRFSQLKDLPAFARMRWSEDQSELTEWMPLVMAGRDLKQRLAATRIDRGTDVDFGTLTRAYLMPLQQRGALSVEYGTQVQDLKRLRRSDMTEADWRVVLQGPSGKKEVRAPFVFLGAGGGALPLLQRSGIPEAADFAGFPVSGLWLVCGDAQLADRQRAKVYGKAAVGAPPMSVPHLDTRWIDGKRSLLFGPFAGFSSKFLKQGSLLDLPASVRATNLLPMLQVGATNFELVQYLINQLRQSPAERHEALQQFMPTARTEDWTLSVAGQRVQIIKRSKQGGRLQLGTEVVASGDGSLAALLGASPGASTAVTIMLEVLQRCFKERFDSYAWQQRLQALLPSIHEDPQQDPQVLNRMRERSDALLGLTA
- the lepA gene encoding translation elongation factor 4, producing the protein MTDAPVSRIRNFCIIAHIDHGKSTLADRLLQDTGTVANRDMQDQFLDNMDLERERGITIKLQAARMNYTAADGEEYVLNLIDTPGHVDFSYEVSRSLQACEGALLVVDASQGVEAQTLANVYLALANDLEIIPVLNKIDLPGADPDRIKEEVEAIIGLDCDNAIPCSAKTGMGVPEILQAVVDRVPPPKDAVEEPTKALIFDSYYDPYRGVIVYFRVMSGRINCKDKVLLMASKKTYELDEIGIMAPDQKKVDELHAGEVGYLAASIKAVADARVGDTITLVNAPADEPLPGYTEAKPMVFCGLFPTEADQYPDLRDALDKLQLSDAALKYEPETSSAMGFGFRCGFLGLLHMEIVQERLEREYDLDLIVTAPSVIYKVNMIDGSEAMVDNPATLPDPQKRESIEEPYVRMEIYAPNEYNGALMGLCQERRGDYIDMKYITTDRVTLIYELPLAEVVTDFFDQMKTRTQGYASMEYSLIGYRKNQLVRLDVLINGERADALTTIVHQDKAYNVGKALVEKLKELIPRQQFKIPIQASIGSRIIASTSISAIRKDVLAKCYGGDISRKKKLLKKQAKGKKRMKAMGKVDVPQEAFMAVLKLNDGGGS
- a CDS encoding NifU family protein, with the protein product MSTETMALTLENVEKVLDELRPFLMADGGNVEVVELDGPIVKVRLQGACGSCPSSTMTLKMGIERKMRESIPEVSEVVQVL
- a CDS encoding GAF domain-containing protein — its product is MQAAPKPINEAARLRSLSEYRILGTKPEKAFDNITRMASEICQSPIALISLVDEKRQWFKSKVGLEASETTRDISFCAHTILDSKPLVVEDALFDEKFRDNPLVQEEPHIRLYAGFPLKTDINHRIGTLCVIDRIPKSLTNSQYKVMEGLAEQATTLLELRRRSLALMDEFCQMHHAQGLITTCSYCKSIRDSEGVWQPIERFLMQHSTLNFSHGICPECMNMHFPDVQSTRTESPNNQG
- a CDS encoding multidrug efflux SMR transporter, with translation MSNPWTLLLLAISAEVIGTSCLRLSEGMTRPLPTLLVFSAYALAMALLSKVVLSIPLGITYALWSGIGTVVIVLVGRFAYSQTLQPAQLIGIALITTGVVLVNLGE